The Lentzea guizhouensis genome contains a region encoding:
- a CDS encoding MerR family transcriptional regulator, giving the protein MTEQLYPIGDVARRTGLSVSAIRFYADAGVVPPTSHTDGGYRLYDVEAVARLELVRTLRDLGASLQDVRRLLADETSLHDLATTHLGIVERQLRHLKARRAVLRTIVAQGSNARKVALMHELVSMSDEDRERLLDEFWGEVTDGLTVHPSFVEHLHRLRPELPEEPGTEQLQAWIELADLVRDAGFRAEVREFLHGSFSSPKAVTVTSPEVMALVEAHRLVEVEACEAERSGVAPDSPRANEIAGRLLASLAEFTAEVTGQQPDLAELKLSMSDPDPVVDEAARAAVARFGEVLDRYVALVETISGRPTPDTAGTGASERWIAAAVAAL; this is encoded by the coding sequence ATGACCGAACAGCTCTACCCCATCGGGGACGTCGCGCGCCGCACCGGCCTGAGTGTGAGCGCCATCAGGTTCTACGCCGACGCGGGTGTCGTCCCGCCCACCAGCCACACCGACGGCGGCTACCGGCTCTACGACGTCGAGGCCGTCGCCCGGCTGGAGCTCGTGCGGACGCTGCGCGACCTCGGTGCGAGCCTGCAGGACGTGCGCAGGCTGCTGGCCGACGAGACCTCGTTGCACGACCTCGCCACCACGCACCTCGGCATCGTCGAACGGCAGCTGCGGCACCTCAAGGCGCGCCGGGCCGTGCTGCGGACGATCGTCGCGCAGGGCAGCAACGCGCGGAAGGTGGCGTTGATGCACGAGCTCGTGTCGATGTCCGATGAGGACCGGGAACGGCTGCTCGACGAGTTCTGGGGCGAGGTCACCGACGGGCTCACCGTGCACCCGTCGTTCGTCGAGCACCTGCACCGGCTGCGGCCCGAGCTGCCGGAGGAGCCGGGCACCGAGCAGCTGCAGGCGTGGATCGAGCTCGCCGACCTCGTGCGGGACGCGGGCTTCCGCGCCGAGGTCCGCGAGTTCCTGCACGGCAGCTTCTCCTCGCCGAAGGCGGTCACCGTGACGTCGCCGGAGGTGATGGCGCTCGTCGAGGCACACCGGCTGGTCGAGGTCGAGGCGTGCGAGGCGGAGCGGTCCGGGGTGGCACCGGACTCGCCGCGGGCGAACGAGATCGCCGGCCGGCTGCTCGCGTCACTCGCCGAGTTCACCGCGGAGGTGACCGGACAGCAGCCGGACCTGGCCGAGCTGAAGCTGTCGATGAGCGACCCCGACCCGGTCGTGGACGAGGCCGCGCGGGCGGCCGTCGCGCGGTTCGGCGAGGTGCTGGACCGGTACGTCGCCCTGGTGGAGACGATCAGCGGCAGGCCAACGCCGGACACGGCCGGCACCGGTGCGAGCGAGCGGTGGATCGCCGCCGCGGTGGCCGCGCTCTAG
- a CDS encoding TIGR01777 family oxidoreductase, with amino-acid sequence MRVVIAGSSGLIGTSLVASMRAAGHEVLRLVRRKAAAPDERGWDPYAARIDAGTFDGVDAVINLCGAGIGDKRWDDARKQVLRDSRVVPAEVLSAAVVEHGVPVLVSSSGAHFYGDTGSRLADEDAPGGHTFMSRLTQEWEAATSVAQEGGVRVVLMRTAVVISPTGGVLGRLKPVFQFFLGGKLGTGEQYFPWVSLDDVVAAYRFVVEHEDISGPVNVAGPTPVTNAEFTKAVGAALGRPTPWSVPAFALKALLGGEMAEELLLSGPGLTPKVLESRGFHFLHPALPAALTTAVA; translated from the coding sequence ATGCGAGTTGTCATCGCGGGATCGTCGGGCCTGATCGGGACGAGCTTGGTGGCGTCGATGCGCGCCGCCGGTCACGAGGTGCTGCGGCTGGTGCGCCGCAAGGCGGCCGCGCCCGACGAGCGCGGCTGGGACCCCTACGCCGCTCGCATCGACGCGGGCACGTTCGACGGGGTCGACGCCGTCATCAACCTGTGCGGCGCCGGCATCGGTGACAAGCGGTGGGACGACGCGCGCAAGCAGGTGCTGCGCGACAGCCGGGTCGTGCCGGCCGAGGTGTTGTCGGCGGCGGTGGTCGAGCACGGCGTGCCGGTGCTGGTGAGCTCGTCGGGTGCGCACTTCTACGGCGACACCGGTTCGCGGCTCGCGGACGAGGACGCGCCGGGCGGGCACACGTTCATGTCGCGGCTGACCCAGGAGTGGGAGGCGGCGACGTCGGTGGCGCAGGAGGGTGGCGTCCGGGTCGTGCTGATGCGCACGGCTGTCGTCATCTCCCCCACCGGTGGTGTGCTGGGGCGGTTGAAGCCGGTGTTCCAGTTCTTCCTGGGCGGCAAGCTCGGGACGGGTGAGCAGTACTTCCCGTGGGTGTCGCTCGACGACGTCGTCGCGGCATACCGGTTCGTGGTGGAGCACGAGGACATCAGCGGGCCGGTGAACGTGGCCGGGCCGACGCCGGTGACGAACGCCGAGTTCACCAAGGCCGTGGGTGCCGCGCTGGGGCGGCCGACGCCGTGGTCGGTGCCGGCGTTCGCGCTGAAGGCGTTGCTCGGCGGTGAGATGGCGGAGGAGCTGCTGCTCAGCGGGCCGGGGCTGACGCCGAAGGTGCTGGAGAGCCGCGGGTTCCACTTCCTGCACCCCGCGCTGCCGGCCGCGTTGACCACGGCGGTGGCATGA
- the lipB gene encoding lipoyl(octanoyl) transferase LipB, which translates to MNSCRTSPDPVVVRELGLIDYMAAWDLQKEIAEARADGTGPDTLLLLEHPPVYTCGRRTLDEERPRGSSTPVIDVDRGGKITWHGPGQLVGYPIVRLTEPLDVVDYVRRVEQGLIEVCDRLGVHTGRVEGRSGVWLPADDRGPERKVAAIGIRVQRGVTMHGFEINCNASLEAFGEIIPCGIADAGVASLSYELGRDVTVAEVLPLARDAVLAALDGTLPLTDRTLARSGPVAPGITFASIP; encoded by the coding sequence GTGAACTCGTGCCGCACCTCGCCAGACCCCGTCGTCGTCCGTGAGCTGGGCCTCATCGACTACATGGCGGCGTGGGACCTGCAGAAGGAGATCGCGGAAGCGCGCGCCGACGGCACCGGGCCGGACACGCTCCTGCTGCTCGAACACCCGCCGGTCTACACCTGCGGCCGCCGCACGCTCGACGAGGAACGCCCGCGCGGCAGCTCCACCCCGGTCATCGACGTCGACCGCGGCGGCAAGATCACCTGGCACGGCCCCGGCCAGCTCGTCGGCTACCCGATCGTGCGGCTGACCGAGCCGCTGGACGTCGTCGACTACGTCCGCCGCGTCGAGCAGGGCCTGATCGAGGTGTGCGACCGGCTCGGCGTGCACACCGGCCGGGTCGAGGGCCGCAGCGGCGTGTGGCTGCCGGCCGACGACCGCGGCCCGGAGCGCAAGGTCGCGGCGATCGGCATCCGCGTGCAGCGCGGCGTGACCATGCACGGCTTCGAGATCAACTGCAACGCGAGCCTCGAGGCGTTCGGCGAGATCATCCCGTGCGGCATCGCGGACGCGGGCGTCGCGTCGCTCTCCTACGAGCTCGGCCGCGACGTCACCGTCGCCGAGGTCCTGCCGCTGGCCCGTGACGCTGTGTTGGCCGCCCTTGACGGAACGCTCCCCCTGACGGACCGGACTTTGGCCCGCTCTGGCCCCGTCGCGCCCGGTATCACCTTCGCTAGCATTCCGTAG
- a CDS encoding phosphatase PAP2 family protein → MTRALGAVLVISWVLVGLPEVTPLDVWVHENLPRPEWLRTVAFVVSLVLGPTIGWTFAAVLAVLAWRRRDVRLWKALALHAICCATLLTRWLFDRVRPIEYHLPSYPSGHTVAVASVAFTMVVLFRRGVLWAVLAVLVAGFARVVLEMHWVGDVVGAVLGVTGAGLLAGLALGLVTSVRELVPHLARPRRRP, encoded by the coding sequence ATGACCCGCGCGCTCGGTGCGGTGCTGGTGATCTCCTGGGTGCTGGTCGGTCTGCCGGAGGTCACCCCCCTCGACGTGTGGGTGCACGAGAACCTGCCGCGTCCCGAGTGGCTGCGGACCGTCGCGTTCGTGGTGAGCCTGGTCCTCGGGCCGACGATCGGGTGGACGTTCGCGGCGGTGCTGGCCGTGCTCGCGTGGCGGCGGCGCGACGTCCGGCTCTGGAAAGCTCTCGCGCTGCACGCGATCTGTTGCGCTACCTTGCTGACGCGGTGGCTGTTCGACCGGGTCCGGCCGATCGAGTACCACCTGCCGAGCTACCCGAGCGGGCACACGGTGGCGGTGGCGTCGGTGGCGTTCACGATGGTCGTGCTGTTCCGGCGAGGTGTGCTGTGGGCGGTGCTCGCGGTGCTGGTCGCCGGGTTCGCGCGGGTCGTGCTGGAGATGCACTGGGTCGGCGACGTCGTCGGCGCGGTGCTGGGTGTGACGGGTGCCGGTCTTCTGGCTGGGCTCGCGCTGGGGTTGGTAACGTCGGTACGTGAACTCGTGCCGCACCTCGCCAGACCCCGTCGTCGTCCGTGA
- a CDS encoding oxidoreductase: MGLFDRFRRKPRPGVLRTASNQDTSHLEEWTKTRQGVEAYVEPKTTVTETTVVLVAHDGEWTRRRVASTDAARSFARKHGMPIYDAGIVGYPKRMRDYTARQKKLGNG, translated from the coding sequence ATGGGGCTGTTCGATCGTTTCCGCAGGAAGCCGCGTCCCGGTGTGCTGCGCACGGCGTCCAACCAGGACACGAGCCACCTCGAGGAGTGGACGAAGACCCGCCAGGGCGTCGAGGCCTACGTCGAGCCGAAGACCACGGTGACCGAAACCACTGTGGTCCTGGTCGCGCACGACGGCGAGTGGACCCGCCGCCGCGTCGCGAGCACCGACGCCGCGCGCTCGTTCGCCCGCAAGCACGGCATGCCGATCTACGACGCCGGCATCGTCGGCTACCCCAAGCGCATGCGCGACTACACGGCGCGGCAGAAGAAGCTCGGCAACGGCTAG
- the lpdA gene encoding dihydrolipoyl dehydrogenase: MTSPELESATNADLVILGGGSGGYACAFRAAELGLSVVLVEKDKLGGTCLHRGCIPTKALLHAAEVADNAREGDQFGVKSSLEGIDIAGVNSYKDGVVSRLYKGLQGLAKANKVTLVEGAGTFVGPNTVEVDGRRYTGKNVVLATGSYARSLPGLEIGGRVITSDQALTLDFIPEKVVVLGGGVIGVEFASVWRSFGAEVTIVEALPRLVPAEDEYASKQLERAFRKRGIKFKTGVKFTGATQTDSGVSVTLENGDVLDADLLLVAVGRGPNSAGHGYEEAGIKIDRGFVVTDERLRTSLPNVYAVGDIVPGLQLAHRGFQQGIFVAEEIAGQNPKVIDEAGIPRVTYCKPEVASVGLTEAAAKEKYGSAEVFVYDLAGNGKSQILKTAGGVKLVKAPDGPVVGVTMVGERVGELIGEAQLIYSWEAYPDDVAPLIHAHPTQTEALGEAFLALAGKPLHVHG, translated from the coding sequence GTGACTTCGCCGGAACTGGAGTCGGCCACCAACGCCGATCTCGTCATCCTCGGCGGTGGTTCGGGTGGCTACGCCTGCGCGTTCCGCGCGGCTGAGCTCGGCCTGTCCGTCGTCCTGGTCGAGAAGGACAAGCTGGGCGGCACCTGCCTGCACCGCGGCTGCATCCCGACCAAGGCGCTGCTGCACGCGGCCGAGGTGGCGGACAACGCCCGCGAGGGCGACCAGTTCGGCGTGAAGAGCTCGCTCGAGGGCATCGACATCGCCGGTGTGAACTCGTACAAGGACGGCGTGGTCTCGCGGCTCTACAAGGGCCTGCAGGGTCTCGCGAAGGCGAACAAGGTCACCCTGGTCGAGGGAGCCGGCACGTTCGTCGGCCCGAACACCGTCGAGGTCGACGGCCGGCGCTACACCGGCAAGAACGTGGTGCTCGCGACCGGTTCGTACGCGCGCAGCCTGCCCGGTCTGGAGATCGGCGGCCGGGTGATCACCAGCGACCAGGCGCTCACCCTGGACTTCATCCCGGAGAAGGTCGTCGTCCTGGGCGGCGGCGTCATCGGCGTGGAGTTCGCGAGCGTGTGGCGTTCGTTCGGCGCCGAGGTGACCATCGTCGAGGCCCTGCCCCGCCTGGTCCCGGCCGAGGACGAGTACGCGTCCAAGCAGCTGGAGCGCGCGTTCCGCAAGCGCGGCATCAAGTTCAAGACCGGCGTGAAGTTCACCGGCGCCACCCAGACCGACTCCGGTGTGTCCGTCACGCTGGAGAACGGCGACGTCCTCGACGCCGACCTGCTGCTCGTCGCGGTCGGCCGCGGCCCGAACAGCGCGGGTCACGGCTACGAGGAAGCCGGGATCAAGATCGACCGCGGGTTCGTCGTCACCGACGAGCGGCTGCGCACGAGCCTGCCGAACGTCTACGCCGTCGGCGACATCGTCCCCGGTCTGCAGCTCGCGCACCGCGGGTTCCAGCAGGGCATCTTCGTGGCCGAGGAGATCGCGGGCCAGAACCCGAAGGTGATCGACGAGGCCGGCATCCCGCGGGTGACCTACTGCAAGCCCGAGGTCGCCTCCGTCGGTCTCACCGAGGCCGCGGCCAAGGAGAAGTACGGCTCGGCCGAGGTCTTCGTCTACGACCTCGCGGGCAACGGCAAGAGCCAGATCCTCAAGACCGCGGGTGGCGTGAAGCTCGTGAAGGCGCCCGACGGCCCCGTCGTCGGTGTCACCATGGTCGGTGAGCGCGTCGGTGAGCTGATCGGTGAGGCGCAGCTGATCTACAGCTGGGAGGCTTACCCCGACGACGTGGCTCCGCTGATCCACGCCCACCCGACCCAGACTGAAGCCCTCGGCGAGGCGTTCCTCGCCCTGGCCGGCAAGCCGCTGCACGTGCACGGCTGA